One window from the genome of Anguilla rostrata isolate EN2019 chromosome 5, ASM1855537v3, whole genome shotgun sequence encodes:
- the zgc:158868 gene encoding LOW QUALITY PROTEIN: C-signal (The sequence of the model RefSeq protein was modified relative to this genomic sequence to represent the inferred CDS: substituted 1 base at 1 genomic stop codon) translates to MDTGIYDGVLVTGSNRGIGLELVRQLAESATPPSQIFAGCRDPGGPRAKALKDLLQKHLKLITIIPLDTSDPASIKEASGVVGCQLGDGSLSLLTNNAGVNIQSNLQDTDMKXMVDVDVTNVVGPMLVAKEFLPYMRRASALPGSHSMPAIINVSSVLSSIEKCSETFAEATMYPYRTSNAPLAFADSASGMLRVISSLTSTDSGTLLDWEGNGIPW, encoded by the exons ATGGACACAGGGATATACGATGGCGTGCTGGTGACCGGGTCCAACCGGGGAATTGGACTCGAGCTCGTGCGACAGCTGGCTGAATCGGCGACCCCTCCATCCCAGATCTTTGCCGGTTGCCGTGACCCTGGAGGACCCAGGGCAAAG gccttgAAAGACCTCTTGCAGAAACACTTGAAACTGATCACCATCATCCCCTTGg ACACTTCGGACCCAGCCAGCATTAAAGAGGCCTCCGGGGTCGTGGGGTGCCAACTAGGGGATGGTAGCCTGAGTCTGCTGACCAACAATGCTGGCGTGAACATTCAGAGCAATCTGCAGGACACAGACATGAAGTAAATGGTAGATGTGGATGTCACCAATGTGGTGGGACCCATGCTTGTTGCCAag GAGTTCCTACCATACATGCGGAGAGCTTCTGCCCTGCCTGGATCCCATAGCATGCCTGCCATCATCAACGTCTCCTCCGTGCTGTCCTCCATAGAGAAGTGCTCTGAAACCTTCGCCGAGGCTACCATGTATCCCTACCGCACCAGCAAC GCTCCGCTGGCGTTCGCAGACAGCGCTAGTGGGATGCTGCGAGTCATTTCCTCCCTCACAAGCACAGACAGCGGCACTCTGCTGGACTGGGAGGGGAACGGGATCCCCTGGTGA